A DNA window from Deltaproteobacteria bacterium contains the following coding sequences:
- a CDS encoding flagellar basal body L-ring protein FlgH: MLKFNSLKQQIKHLSMFAFMAIVATGCASFNRGVKNLVGDDKPKLAKYSDQENLKFQSDRKYRRMNRNRFEDEADVNAQAGSLWVMEGQGAYLFAQNQTRMMGDLLNVRVEGNPRQQLSSKVKVISKLLDRLEAPQRGLAGTPVQAAKAGGAQGANPPAPQAGAAGAADGQAADPNATAAASQAATEKAGTFDPRDPISTIQTVPTRIVEQLKDGSYRVKGAQPFMIGKREYKVIVTGVVRPEDFDDSGIESSKLLDSQFDIVSSRKGSAL; encoded by the coding sequence TTGTTGAAATTCAATAGTTTGAAACAGCAAATAAAGCACTTGAGCATGTTCGCGTTCATGGCGATTGTCGCAACAGGTTGTGCATCGTTCAATCGCGGTGTTAAAAACCTCGTCGGCGACGATAAGCCAAAACTTGCGAAGTATTCTGATCAAGAAAATTTAAAGTTTCAGAGTGACCGTAAATATCGCCGCATGAACCGAAATAGATTTGAAGACGAAGCTGATGTCAATGCACAGGCCGGCTCGCTATGGGTCATGGAAGGCCAAGGGGCCTATCTTTTTGCACAAAATCAAACGCGTATGATGGGCGATCTTCTGAACGTGCGTGTCGAGGGAAACCCAAGACAACAACTGAGCAGTAAAGTGAAGGTCATCTCAAAGTTGTTAGATCGTCTTGAAGCTCCCCAGCGTGGTCTTGCCGGAACGCCCGTTCAGGCGGCTAAGGCTGGTGGCGCCCAGGGAGCAAATCCACCGGCGCCGCAAGCGGGCGCCGCGGGAGCGGCCGACGGTCAAGCGGCTGATCCAAATGCGACAGCTGCGGCTAGTCAGGCAGCGACTGAGAAGGCGGGGACTTTTGATCCGCGTGATCCAATTTCGACAATTCAAACAGTGCCGACGAGAATCGTTGAACAGCTGAAAGATGGAAGCTATCGCGTAAAAGGTGCTCAACCATTTATGATCGGAAAGCGTGAGTACAAAGTGATTGTCACTGGTGTGGTTCGCCCAGAGGACTTTGACGATAGCGGAATAGAGTCTTCTAAACTTCTCGATTCGCAATTCGACATTGTCAGCTCGCGGAAGGGTTCTGCGCTATGA
- a CDS encoding lytic transglycosylase domain-containing protein, whose translation MTHNEFETSVYSAWIDRLSFPFRRVFSVACLILTFVLINGCATTHQRESSFRPGKTKKTDLKRGPVKNLKPADVKSESASDAIAPNASAPAGSESTAISLAETVQQAPPEESGSAPNRATAAFEPKGSGRFRTLSPEVPAFSTGIKAADETVTVAENPSGKSKKDKLNEAHLIFDFPVTYNARVRKWIRYFQTTGRSSFRRWLERSTRYIPYIQSELKREGLPTDIAYVAMIESGFSSSAVSHANAMGMWQFIAPTGERYGLNVDWWIDERRDYEKATKAAIGYMADLFEQFGSWYLVAASYNMGEGGVRRLIKRHKTNSFWDLADRGALPEETRNYVPKMLAAMLIAKAPALYGFRDLEFHVPFAFEFYNAPGGTDLINLANHLGVSERSLTELNPELLKGFIPRDVKSHRIRIPKGSRSAVAMFLNQSETVTQ comes from the coding sequence ATGACCCACAACGAATTCGAAACGTCCGTCTACTCTGCTTGGATCGACCGGCTGTCGTTCCCATTCCGTCGCGTTTTTTCGGTTGCTTGCCTGATCCTGACTTTCGTCCTCATCAATGGCTGTGCAACTACTCATCAGCGAGAATCTTCTTTTCGCCCTGGCAAAACAAAAAAAACGGACTTGAAGCGCGGTCCTGTTAAAAACCTGAAACCCGCTGACGTGAAAAGCGAATCGGCGTCAGATGCTATTGCGCCGAATGCTTCCGCACCCGCTGGCTCAGAATCGACGGCCATATCGCTCGCCGAAACTGTTCAACAAGCTCCGCCCGAAGAAAGTGGATCAGCACCCAACCGGGCTACCGCGGCCTTTGAACCGAAGGGCAGCGGTCGCTTCAGAACCCTTAGCCCTGAGGTTCCCGCTTTCTCGACTGGAATAAAAGCTGCCGACGAAACCGTGACGGTCGCAGAAAACCCCAGCGGGAAATCAAAGAAAGATAAGCTCAACGAGGCTCATCTCATTTTTGATTTTCCAGTTACCTACAACGCCCGGGTACGAAAATGGATTCGGTACTTTCAGACGACTGGCAGATCCTCTTTTCGGCGCTGGCTAGAACGTTCAACGCGTTACATTCCCTATATCCAATCGGAGCTCAAACGCGAGGGCCTTCCGACTGACATCGCCTACGTTGCAATGATTGAAAGCGGTTTTTCTTCAAGCGCTGTTAGTCACGCTAACGCCATGGGAATGTGGCAATTCATCGCTCCAACAGGCGAACGTTATGGACTTAATGTCGACTGGTGGATTGACGAGCGCCGCGATTACGAAAAGGCGACGAAAGCAGCTATTGGGTACATGGCGGACCTTTTTGAGCAGTTCGGATCATGGTACCTGGTGGCAGCAAGCTATAACATGGGAGAGGGCGGTGTTCGCCGCCTTATCAAACGTCATAAAACCAATAGCTTTTGGGACCTTGCTGACCGCGGCGCACTTCCCGAAGAAACTAGAAACTATGTCCCCAAAATGTTGGCTGCGATGTTAATTGCCAAGGCCCCTGCATTGTACGGGTTCAGAGATCTCGAATTTCACGTACCGTTTGCCTTCGAGTTTTATAATGCTCCAGGCGGTACAGACCTCATCAATCTTGCCAACCACCTTGGGGTCAGCGAGCGATCGCTGACCGAACTTAATCCCGAGCTTTTAAAGGGCTTCATACCAAGAGATGTAAAGTCCCATCGAATTCGAATACCCAAAGGGTCGCGTTCTGCGGTAGCAATGTTCTTGAACCAAAGCGAAACTGTGACTCAGTAA
- the flgA gene encoding flagellar basal body P-ring formation protein FlgA, protein MTVIAQAFFLIVTLLAAAQARAAEVDLVMVVRPAVRLDFLNAEHDLTLVEIVDLATVPISHRTEVERHLKSVILTDRPAIGEERAFSQEGLESVVAEATRRLEAAGYAVTWRLPRRSHIFRILEFNAMTVLKKLEDELRSKCNGCDLQLRGYDFPRELTKLDAKGLRSWTTMARSERPRGSFAVPLQLEFHNGKRQTVMLSGMVDYWRTLPVTTRSLNAGEKIRDSDFKLERRNVSYSYDEPPTLSEIEGSVAARGMQAGEPLMRGILRREQLVKFGDVVRVQVGGDTYSISAEGVAQTAAAIGETVQVRVGKNKKMISGILKEKGLVEIQ, encoded by the coding sequence ATGACCGTCATTGCGCAGGCTTTTTTCCTTATCGTAACTCTTCTAGCGGCGGCACAAGCGCGAGCTGCTGAAGTCGATCTCGTCATGGTTGTAAGGCCGGCGGTTCGCCTGGACTTCTTAAACGCTGAGCACGATCTTACACTTGTTGAAATCGTCGATCTTGCTACCGTGCCGATCAGTCATCGCACGGAGGTCGAACGGCATTTGAAATCGGTCATTCTAACTGACCGACCTGCGATAGGAGAAGAACGTGCATTTTCTCAAGAGGGACTGGAGTCGGTGGTCGCCGAAGCGACACGGCGTCTCGAGGCGGCGGGCTACGCCGTCACCTGGCGCCTGCCGCGAAGAAGTCATATCTTCCGAATTTTAGAGTTCAATGCCATGACGGTTTTGAAGAAACTTGAAGACGAGCTTCGCTCGAAGTGCAATGGTTGCGACCTGCAGCTTCGCGGTTACGACTTTCCTCGCGAACTTACAAAGCTCGATGCAAAAGGTCTTCGGTCTTGGACCACAATGGCAAGATCCGAGCGCCCACGAGGCAGTTTTGCTGTTCCGCTACAGCTAGAATTTCACAACGGAAAAAGACAAACAGTCATGCTTTCGGGAATGGTGGATTACTGGCGTACATTGCCGGTTACTACGCGAAGCCTAAACGCGGGCGAAAAAATTCGTGATTCTGACTTTAAGCTCGAGCGAAGAAATGTCAGTTATTCGTACGATGAGCCACCGACATTGAGTGAAATCGAAGGATCGGTCGCTGCGCGAGGCATGCAGGCTGGAGAACCATTGATGCGCGGAATATTACGTCGCGAACAATTGGTAAAATTTGGTGACGTGGTTCGAGTTCAAGTCGGTGGCGATACGTATTCGATATCTGCAGAAGGTGTTGCACAGACCGCGGCTGCTATCGGGGAAACCGTGCAAGTTCGAGTTGGAAAAAATAAAAAGATGATTTCTGGCATTCTCAAGGAGAAGGGTCTTGTTGAAATTCAATAG
- a CDS encoding HAMP domain-containing protein, whose protein sequence is MKIRTRLLIFNAAILTVTATVLAATFFLFGEKLLHQLAIGEINSTSQQALSVVERFFETRLAEQKNLARSTFFFRPLEYDVIQGRFEDYRNYFQTYQSISFYDTKRIRRIDLNRLDLLNTGAPAHVFDAALKTSEPIMHFDLSNPLRPAVMFVTRIQRKGEPLKGFISAIVPLVSMHQALAGLAQPLSSQIRSDVQIFADDGTRIYSRLESHGLSDPDLLIESIDSLADGASRNPSLARIIKNSESNDAATLYESRAAFTAVYRRTGENVQKSWRLAPRVLKEDIERPITLIRYMVISLFISILLVALALNRWLSHSLFQPIEALTASLQTADLNPTRPTLGEKGGQDEIGVLTRGLNEMTTRLRSNFAEASSAAKFAALGEMAAGIAHEINNPLTVILGKAVLLEKTARDANLPVLQESSNKIVEMVTRISKTIHALRVYSRSGDSDPIGAETVQSIIDSTLDICSERLRLASIHLEVKVEPLDTVVLARPVQISQILMNLLNNAHDALVALSAEQNTESNRWIKIDARETETEVRIAVENGGPLIPLETARRLFEPFFTTKPIGAGTGIGLTISQRLATANNARIEFDETASVTRFVLVFPRADLELEKPISH, encoded by the coding sequence ATGAAAATCAGGACTCGGCTTTTGATTTTTAATGCCGCGATTTTGACTGTTACTGCGACAGTTCTTGCGGCGACCTTTTTCTTGTTTGGCGAAAAACTTCTTCACCAGCTCGCCATTGGCGAAATTAATTCGACTAGCCAGCAGGCGCTTTCGGTTGTCGAGCGCTTTTTTGAAACTCGTCTTGCCGAACAGAAAAATCTCGCCCGCAGCACATTTTTTTTCCGCCCACTTGAATATGACGTGATCCAAGGGCGATTTGAGGATTACAGAAACTATTTTCAAACCTACCAATCGATCAGCTTTTATGACACCAAACGAATCAGGCGTATCGATCTCAATCGCCTCGATCTTCTGAACACCGGCGCGCCCGCGCACGTTTTCGATGCGGCCCTGAAAACCTCAGAACCCATCATGCATTTCGATTTATCGAACCCACTGAGACCGGCTGTCATGTTTGTTACTCGCATTCAAAGAAAAGGTGAGCCGCTAAAGGGGTTTATCTCGGCCATCGTGCCTTTGGTCTCCATGCATCAGGCGCTAGCTGGCTTGGCCCAGCCTCTTTCGTCGCAAATTCGATCTGATGTTCAAATCTTCGCTGATGACGGAACGCGAATCTACTCTCGGCTCGAATCACACGGACTTTCGGATCCCGATCTTTTAATCGAATCGATTGATAGTCTCGCCGACGGAGCCAGCCGCAATCCTTCGCTCGCGCGAATCATTAAAAACTCTGAATCTAATGACGCCGCAACCCTCTACGAATCGCGAGCGGCCTTCACCGCGGTTTATCGTCGCACGGGCGAAAACGTGCAGAAATCATGGAGGCTTGCACCTCGAGTTTTAAAGGAAGACATTGAACGTCCGATCACCTTGATCCGATACATGGTGATATCACTTTTCATTTCAATTCTTCTGGTTGCGCTAGCATTAAATCGGTGGCTTTCCCATTCGCTTTTTCAACCGATCGAAGCATTGACGGCTTCTTTGCAGACGGCAGACCTCAATCCAACGAGACCCACGCTGGGCGAGAAGGGCGGCCAAGACGAAATTGGGGTTCTCACCAGGGGTCTCAACGAAATGACGACGCGGCTTCGTTCGAACTTTGCTGAGGCAAGTTCTGCGGCAAAGTTTGCTGCGCTCGGCGAAATGGCGGCTGGGATCGCCCACGAAATCAACAATCCCTTAACGGTCATTCTCGGGAAAGCCGTGCTGCTTGAAAAAACAGCGCGCGATGCCAATCTCCCGGTACTTCAAGAAAGCTCAAATAAAATCGTTGAAATGGTAACTCGCATCTCGAAGACGATTCATGCGCTTCGCGTTTACTCGAGATCCGGTGACTCGGACCCCATTGGAGCAGAAACGGTGCAGTCGATAATCGATTCGACATTGGATATTTGCAGCGAGCGATTGCGCCTAGCTTCTATTCACTTGGAGGTGAAAGTCGAGCCACTTGACACAGTCGTGCTAGCTCGCCCCGTTCAAATTTCTCAAATTTTGATGAACTTACTCAACAATGCTCACGACGCCTTGGTGGCACTATCAGCTGAACAAAATACCGAATCAAATCGATGGATTAAGATCGACGCGCGTGAAACCGAAACAGAAGTGCGAATCGCGGTAGAAAACGGCGGACCGCTGATTCCACTTGAGACCGCTCGCCGACTTTTTGAACCGTTCTTTACCACAAAACCGATCGGCGCCGGAACTGGCATCGGGCTTACTATCAGTCAGCGACTCGCGACGGCCAACAACGCTCGAATCGAGTTTGACGAGACTGCCTCAGTCACTCGATTCGTTTTGGTTTTCCCACGGGCCGACCTTGAGCTTGAAAAACCAATCTCTCATTAG
- the flgF gene encoding flagellar basal-body rod protein FlgF, producing the protein MSKGIFTAVSGAIAQSAKLDTVANNLANVNTTGFKRDGQLFREYLTSYNKEPGAIEAPRVPASIESFYAHNGGDKSYVDLDGTFSDFSQGAVRPTGNNLDFAIEGDGFFEVATPDGARYTRAGNFSIDGDGRLITKQGYPVQRQGGGEFRLSGGDLTISTTGEVFDRGQSLGQISLVNIANKDALMKQGANLFAFREGLDPQMAPSTEAKVSQGFLEGSNVNVIREMTDMIAATRTFESTQKAIQAYDQMNGKVVNEVSKLNQG; encoded by the coding sequence ATGAGCAAAGGAATTTTCACGGCCGTTAGCGGGGCCATCGCTCAATCAGCAAAACTGGATACGGTTGCCAACAACCTCGCTAACGTCAACACGACGGGCTTCAAACGGGATGGTCAACTGTTCCGCGAATACCTGACCTCCTACAACAAGGAACCGGGTGCGATCGAAGCACCACGGGTGCCTGCTTCGATTGAATCTTTCTACGCGCACAATGGTGGCGATAAGTCTTACGTCGATCTCGACGGAACGTTCTCTGATTTTTCTCAAGGTGCCGTTCGTCCGACTGGAAACAACCTAGATTTCGCTATTGAAGGTGATGGTTTTTTTGAAGTCGCAACTCCGGATGGCGCACGGTACACGCGAGCGGGAAATTTTTCGATTGATGGCGACGGGCGACTTATCACCAAACAGGGGTATCCGGTTCAACGTCAAGGCGGCGGAGAGTTTCGCCTTTCGGGCGGTGATCTGACGATTTCGACGACCGGCGAAGTTTTCGATCGCGGACAAAGTCTAGGTCAGATCTCTCTTGTGAACATCGCCAACAAAGATGCCCTGATGAAACAAGGAGCTAACCTGTTTGCATTTCGTGAGGGTCTTGATCCGCAAATGGCTCCATCCACCGAAGCCAAAGTTAGCCAAGGATTTTTGGAAGGTAGTAACGTGAATGTCATTCGCGAAATGACAGACATGATCGCTGCCACCAGGACGTTTGAAAGCACGCAAAAAGCAATTCAGGCCTACGATCAAATGAACGGCAAAGTCGTGAACGAAGTTTCGAAACTGAACCAAGGGTAA
- a CDS encoding ABC transporter substrate-binding protein yields MAASFKQKTSYSFALAASWLAALLISIGFSIYFGLELIKFGRGERTAPPFTGELKIAILDWVGYYPMVVADRKGFINRRLRNTGVHVELVNAPSGTGEMNDLIRTGKVHGSFGVIADFVVLKSLATPIRLVMVSDFSKSDVVVARKDIKKPLDLRGKRIGIAELSSYAEYALVRILESAGIDRHSVSFRTVPAMQVPEAIVAGTIDAGYTWEPARQRAIANDMNVVLSSEINPELVISGLALRDEVLVNPEVAAAVILSYFDGLTYLAENPKDSGEIVAKYFGTQPDDVLRILKEDSLFIDLKRNLEIFATGGIVHKEMQAINQYFGERGIRQANESVAKLVDLAPLREVERIQRTEVQ; encoded by the coding sequence ATGGCGGCCAGTTTTAAACAAAAAACATCTTACAGTTTTGCACTAGCCGCCTCTTGGCTAGCCGCGCTCCTGATTTCTATTGGTTTCTCAATTTACTTTGGCTTGGAACTTATAAAGTTTGGCCGTGGCGAGCGAACAGCTCCTCCCTTCACTGGCGAACTTAAAATCGCAATCCTCGACTGGGTTGGATATTATCCGATGGTCGTTGCCGATCGAAAAGGATTCATCAATCGACGTCTTAGAAACACCGGGGTGCACGTTGAGCTTGTAAACGCACCCTCTGGAACAGGCGAAATGAATGATTTAATCCGCACGGGAAAAGTTCACGGCAGCTTCGGAGTGATTGCTGACTTTGTCGTCCTGAAAAGTTTAGCGACCCCCATTCGACTCGTAATGGTCTCTGACTTTTCCAAATCCGATGTAGTCGTCGCGAGAAAGGATATTAAAAAACCTCTCGACTTGCGCGGGAAGCGTATTGGTATTGCCGAGCTAAGTTCCTACGCCGAATATGCATTGGTCCGTATTCTTGAAAGCGCCGGAATCGATCGTCATTCCGTTTCATTTCGAACTGTTCCTGCCATGCAAGTTCCCGAGGCGATTGTAGCGGGAACGATTGATGCGGGATACACGTGGGAACCGGCTCGTCAGCGGGCCATTGCGAACGACATGAACGTCGTCCTCTCTTCTGAAATCAATCCCGAACTTGTGATCTCGGGTCTTGCTCTTCGCGACGAGGTCTTAGTAAATCCCGAAGTTGCTGCCGCCGTCATTCTCTCTTATTTTGATGGCCTCACCTATTTAGCAGAAAACCCAAAGGACTCTGGTGAAATAGTGGCCAAGTATTTCGGCACTCAACCAGACGATGTCCTTCGAATTTTGAAAGAAGACTCCCTATTTATTGACCTAAAAAGGAATCTCGAAATCTTTGCCACTGGGGGGATCGTTCACAAAGAAATGCAGGCCATCAATCAATATTTTGGTGAACGAGGCATTCGTCAGGCGAACGAATCAGTGGCAAAGCTTGTGGATCTTGCGCCGTTGCGTGAAGTCGAGCGGATTCAACGGACTGAAGTACAATGA
- a CDS encoding flagellar basal body P-ring protein FlgI encodes MKQTAIRFFVLQLGLLFAAALLSIFIVQPDAEAARIKDIANVRGVRDNQLLGYGVVVGLKGTGDSKAEFTNKSILRMLDKLGMKVEDKEVASKNVAAVIITASLPAFARAGNKLDVSVNSIGDATSLAGGTLIQSPLRAADQNIYAVAQGALLVGTGADMHPTVGRLPNGAIIERDVAEDFTARKMFRLTLHNPDFTTAARLSKRINMDLSGKYASAKDAGTVDIIVPFSYEGRAVELLATIESLEVTPDTRAKVIVNEKTGTVVIGDTVRISKVAISHGDLAVKVDGSKGKSKDGDRVAVFDSGTSVGDLVKSLNQLGVSPRDLITVLQNIKAAGALQGELEIL; translated from the coding sequence ATGAAACAAACAGCAATAAGATTTTTTGTATTACAGCTCGGACTTCTATTCGCAGCGGCACTGCTTTCGATTTTTATCGTCCAGCCCGACGCAGAAGCGGCACGCATCAAAGATATCGCGAATGTCCGCGGTGTTCGCGATAACCAGCTTCTTGGTTATGGCGTGGTTGTTGGACTGAAGGGCACGGGCGATTCGAAAGCGGAGTTTACCAATAAGTCTATCCTCCGCATGCTCGATAAGCTTGGAATGAAAGTTGAAGACAAAGAGGTTGCTTCAAAAAATGTCGCAGCCGTGATCATCACAGCTTCACTGCCGGCGTTTGCTCGTGCGGGGAACAAGCTGGACGTCAGCGTCAACTCGATTGGCGATGCGACTTCACTAGCTGGCGGCACTTTGATCCAGTCTCCTCTTCGAGCTGCTGATCAAAATATTTATGCGGTCGCGCAAGGCGCACTTCTTGTGGGAACTGGTGCTGATATGCATCCGACTGTTGGTCGACTTCCGAACGGAGCCATCATCGAACGCGATGTCGCCGAGGACTTCACTGCTAGAAAGATGTTTCGCCTAACACTTCACAATCCCGATTTCACAACTGCCGCGCGACTTTCAAAGCGAATTAACATGGATCTTTCGGGAAAGTATGCTTCGGCCAAGGATGCTGGGACTGTGGACATCATTGTCCCCTTTTCCTACGAGGGGCGCGCAGTCGAACTTTTGGCGACGATCGAGTCGCTAGAAGTCACCCCTGACACGCGCGCGAAAGTGATAGTAAATGAAAAAACCGGAACCGTCGTAATCGGCGATACAGTTCGAATTTCAAAAGTTGCGATCAGCCATGGCGATCTGGCAGTCAAAGTAGATGGCTCTAAAGGAAAATCGAAAGACGGCGACCGAGTTGCAGTTTTCGATTCCGGCACAAGTGTCGGGGACTTGGTGAAGTCATTGAACCAGTTGGGCGTAAGCCCACGTGATTTGATTACGGTTTTACAGAACATAAAGGCAGCGGGTGCGCTGCAAGGTGAGCTCGAAATACTTTAA
- a CDS encoding aspartate kinase, with product MRPLIVLKFGGMSLATPEHIRAAAGRVARLRASGTNVIAVVSAMGSATDALLKLAYSVSHQPNRRELDMLLSTGERVSMSLFSMALTDALNSTLKEAKAISFTGSQAGLFTDETHSNARIIDIKSIRVQEELNKGNVVILAGFQGVSPITKEITTLGRGGTDVTAVAMAAAFNATRCDILKEVPGVMSADPKALGPTDHARLLENLNHRQLLDMTFWGAKVLHYRSVELALTHKVPLRVGLAHFDDAKLDRGTLVTGDNPTEFIMQNSSFENDRTISVNSHADVRRITFLSTSVPEALGAINSTLTSQGLPLPQILNVTQESNSATSVLFTSPTESLEAQARALSAISFASPKKVQVATEALSTVTVTCQGTYTSDLAKRQVDLLKKSAIEVHSIFMSPMSLTYLVSQSQRVESVRILHGNLTF from the coding sequence ATGCGCCCTCTCATTGTATTAAAATTTGGCGGCATGAGCCTCGCGACGCCCGAACATATTCGCGCGGCTGCGGGTCGAGTCGCGAGACTCCGTGCCTCGGGTACTAATGTGATCGCTGTTGTCAGCGCAATGGGCTCTGCAACTGATGCCTTGCTCAAGCTTGCTTATTCCGTCAGTCATCAACCCAATCGTCGAGAATTGGACATGCTTCTGTCGACTGGCGAACGTGTCTCGATGTCGCTATTTTCAATGGCGCTGACCGACGCACTCAACTCGACTCTGAAAGAAGCGAAAGCGATCAGCTTCACAGGCTCGCAAGCTGGTCTATTTACGGACGAAACTCACTCGAACGCGCGAATCATCGATATTAAATCCATTCGTGTGCAGGAAGAACTCAACAAGGGGAACGTAGTTATTTTGGCCGGGTTTCAGGGAGTGTCTCCAATTACGAAGGAGATCACTACGCTTGGACGCGGAGGAACTGATGTAACGGCCGTCGCCATGGCTGCGGCATTTAATGCCACACGTTGCGACATTCTCAAAGAAGTACCCGGCGTGATGTCCGCCGATCCGAAGGCCTTGGGGCCAACAGACCATGCAAGACTTCTAGAAAATCTCAACCATCGCCAACTGCTGGACATGACATTTTGGGGTGCCAAAGTGCTTCACTACCGCAGCGTCGAACTCGCATTGACCCACAAAGTTCCACTGCGGGTGGGACTTGCCCATTTCGATGACGCGAAGTTAGATCGCGGCACCCTTGTAACCGGTGACAATCCGACGGAGTTTATTATGCAAAATAGTTCATTCGAAAATGACCGCACGATTTCCGTTAATTCTCACGCTGACGTTCGGCGGATCACATTTCTTTCGACGTCGGTGCCAGAAGCCCTAGGCGCAATCAACAGTACCTTAACATCTCAAGGGCTTCCCCTTCCGCAAATATTGAATGTCACGCAAGAATCAAATTCCGCTACATCCGTGCTTTTCACGTCGCCGACTGAATCCCTCGAGGCACAGGCACGTGCGCTCTCTGCAATTAGTTTTGCGAGCCCCAAAAAGGTGCAAGTTGCCACTGAGGCCCTGTCCACTGTCACAGTCACTTGCCAGGGCACCTACACATCGGACCTCGCTAAGCGCCAAGTGGATCTACTTAAAAAATCTGCGATCGAGGTCCACTCGATCTTCATGAGCCCAATGAGTTTGACTTATTTGGTAAGTCAATCTCAACGCGTGGAGTCTGTTCGGATTCTCCACGGCAATCTTACTTTCTAA
- the flgG gene encoding flagellar basal-body rod protein FlgG → MIKSLTTAATGMQAQQTNMDVIANNLANVSTTGFKKSRAEFEDLMYQTLKEPGAVSGLNSISPTGVQTGLGVRTAAIQKDFDVGAGKITKNALDVQIEGPGFFPIQTPDGQIGYTRDGQFKKDPQGRIVDKNGNPLQPEIVIPPNAQGVDISPNGQVSVTVGTSMVPQPIGQIQVVNFVNPAGLRAMGKNIFMPSGSSGLPVQGTPGLNGMGELAQGQVEASNVNIVDEMVNMITAQRAYETNSKVIQASDQMLQSVNSLR, encoded by the coding sequence ATGATTAAGTCACTTACAACCGCAGCAACCGGCATGCAGGCGCAGCAAACTAACATGGATGTGATTGCCAACAACTTGGCAAACGTATCTACCACTGGCTTTAAAAAGTCGCGCGCTGAATTCGAAGACTTAATGTATCAGACGCTGAAGGAACCCGGCGCCGTTTCCGGTCTCAACTCGATTTCTCCTACTGGCGTCCAAACTGGTCTTGGCGTTCGAACGGCTGCTATTCAAAAAGATTTTGATGTTGGCGCCGGGAAAATTACTAAAAATGCCTTAGACGTTCAAATTGAAGGGCCAGGCTTCTTTCCGATTCAAACTCCAGATGGACAGATCGGCTATACGCGTGACGGTCAGTTCAAAAAAGATCCACAGGGTCGAATTGTCGACAAAAACGGAAATCCACTTCAACCCGAAATAGTCATCCCGCCGAATGCGCAAGGCGTGGACATTTCCCCCAATGGCCAAGTCTCGGTCACAGTTGGAACATCGATGGTTCCACAGCCGATTGGTCAAATTCAGGTCGTCAACTTCGTAAATCCAGCTGGCTTGCGGGCGATGGGCAAAAACATCTTCATGCCAAGCGGTTCTAGCGGTCTTCCTGTGCAGGGCACGCCAGGCCTAAATGGAATGGGCGAACTTGCGCAAGGGCAGGTTGAAGCATCGAACGTCAATATTGTCGACGAGATGGTGAACATGATCACCGCTCAGCGAGCTTATGAGACCAATTCCAAAGTGATCCAGGCCTCCGATCAAATGCTTCAATCGGTAAACTCACTTCGTTAA